In Lutra lutra chromosome 13, mLutLut1.2, whole genome shotgun sequence, one genomic interval encodes:
- the LOC125084045 gene encoding LOW QUALITY PROTEIN: aldehyde dehydrogenase, mitochondrial-like (The sequence of the model RefSeq protein was modified relative to this genomic sequence to represent the inferred CDS: inserted 2 bases in 2 codons; deleted 1 base in 1 codon) — MLRAAVLAAAGLGPRLGHRLLSAAATEVVPAPNQQPEVFYNQIFINNEWHDAVSKKTFPAXQVAEGDKEDVDRAVKAARAAFQLGSRWRRMNASDRGRLLNRLADLIEPDWTYLAVLETLDNGKPYVISYLVDLDMVLKCIRYYAGWADKYHGKTIPIDGDFFSYTCHEPIGVCGQIIPWNFPLLMQARKLGPALATGNVVMMKVAEQTPLTALYVANLIKEAGFPPAVVNIIPGFGPTAGAAIASHEDVDKVAFTGSTEVGHLVQVAAGSSNLKRVTLELGGKSPNIIMSDADMNWAIEQAHFTLFFNQGQCCCAGSQTFVQEDGYAEFVEQSVARAKYRVVGNPFDSQTEQGLQVDKTQFKKVLGYIKSGKEEGAKLLCGGGSAADRGYFIQPTVFGDVQDSMTITREEIFGPVMQILKFKTIEEVIGRANNSKYGLAAAVFTKDLDKANYLSQALQAGTVXVNCYDVFGAQSPFGGYKMSGSGRELGEYGLQAYTEVKTVTIKVPQKNS; from the exons ATGTTACGTGCTGCTGTGCTCGCCGCCGCCGGCCTCGGGCCCCGC TTGGGCCACCGTCTCCTGTCGGCCGCTGCCACCGAGGTGGTGCCGGCCCCCAATCAGCAGCCTGAAGTCTTCTACAACCAGATCTTCATAAACAACGAGTGGCATGATGCTGTAAGCAAGAAGACATTCCCCG TTCAGGTAGCTGAAGGAGACAAGGAAGACGTGGACAGGGCAGTGAAGGCTGCCCGGGCCGCCTTCCAGCTGGGCTCACGGTGGCGCCGCATGAATGCGTCCGACAGGGGCCGCCTCCTGAACCGCCTGGCTGATCTGATTGAGCCGGACTGGACCTACCTAGCAGTCTTGGAGACCCTGGATAACGGCAAGCCTTATGTCATCTCCTACTTGGTGGATCTGGACATGGTCCTCAAATGCATCCGTTATTATGCTGGCTGGGCTGATAAGTACCACGGGAAAACCATTCCCATCGATGGGGACTTCTTCAGCTATACCTGCCATGAACCCATCGGGGTGTGTGGGCAGATCATTCCGTGGAACTTCCCGCTCCTGATGCAAGCCAGGAAACTGGGTCCTGCCCTGGCAACTGGAAACGTGGTCATGATGAAGGTAGCCGAGCAGACTCCGCTCACCGCCCTCTATGTGGCCAACCTGATTAAGGAGGCCGGCTTTCCCCCTGCCGTGGTCAATATTATTCCTGGATTTGGCCCCACAGCTGGGGCTGCCATTGCCTCCcatgaggatgtggacaaagtGGCCTTCACGGGCTCCACCGAGGTTGGCCACCTAGTCCAGGTTGCTGCAGGGAGCAGTAACCTCAAGAGAGTGACCCTGGAGTTGGGGGGAAAGAGCCCCAACATCATCATGTCAGATGCAGACATGAACTGGGCCATAGAGCAGGCCCACTTCACCCTGTTCTTCAACCAGGGCCAGTGCTGCTGTGCAGGCTCCCAGACCTTTGTGCAAGAAGATGGGTACGCCGAGTTTGTGGAGCAGAGCGTTGCCCGGGCCAAGTATCGTGTAGTTGGGAACCCCTTTGACAGCCAGACTGAGCAAGGGCTGCAGGTGGACAAAACTCAGTTTAAGAAG gtcctTGGTTATATCAAatctgggaaggaggagggggcgaAGCTGCTGTGTGGTGGAGGGTCGGCTGCTGACCGTGGCTACTTCATTCAGCCCACTGTGTTCGGAGACGTGCAAGACAGCATGACCATCACCAGGGAGGAGATCTTTGGGCCAGTGATGCAGATCCTGAAGTTCAAGACCATAGAGGAAGTCATTGGGAGAGCCAACAATTCCAAGTATGGGTTAGCTGCAGCTGTCTTCACCAAGGACTTGGATAAGGCCAATTATCTGTCCCAAGCCCTCCAGGCAGGCACTG AGGTCAACTGCTATGATGTGTTTGGGGCCCAGTCCCCATTTGGTGGCTACAAGATGTCTGGGAGCGGCCGGGAGCTGGGTGAGTACGGGCTGCAGGCGTACACCGAAGTGAAAACGGTCACGATCAAAGTGCCTCAGAAGAACTCCTGA